Proteins encoded in a region of the Phoenix dactylifera cultivar Barhee BC4 chromosome 3, palm_55x_up_171113_PBpolish2nd_filt_p, whole genome shotgun sequence genome:
- the LOC103724326 gene encoding probable histone H2A.2 isoform X1, with amino-acid sequence MAGRGKAIGSGSSKKAMSRSSKAGLQFPVGRIARFLKAGKYAERVGAGAPVYLAAVLEYLAAEVRIPLFWFLPSIWFWVLELAGNAARDNKKTRIVPRHIQLAVRNDEELSKLLGTVTIANGGVMPNIHNLLLPKKTGGSSKSAPGDDDN; translated from the exons ATGGCCGGAAGAGGGAAGGCGATCGGCTCCGGCTCCTCGAAGAAGGCGATGTCGAGGAGCAGCAAGGCTGGACTCCAGTTCCCCGTCGGCAGGATCGCCCGTTTCCTCAAGGCCGGCAAGTACGCCGAGCGCGTCGGCGCCGGCGCTCCAGTCTATCTCGCCGCCGTTCTCGAGTACCTCGCTGCCGAGGTGCGGATTCCGTTGTTTTGGTTTCTTCCATCGATCTGGTTCTGG GTCTTGGAGCTCGCTGGAAACGCGGCGAGAGACAATAAGAAGACGAGGATAGTCCCAAGGCACATTCAATTGGCGGTGAGGAACGATGAGGAGCTCTCCAAGCTTCTGGGGACGGTCACTATTGCCAATGGTGGTGTGATGCCGAACATCCACAACCTGCTCCTCCCCAAGAAGACCGGTGGCTCCTCCAAGTCTGCCCCTGGAGATGATGACAACTAA
- the LOC103724326 gene encoding probable histone H2A.2 isoform X2: MAGRGKAIGSGSSKKAMSRSSKAGLQFPVGRIARFLKAGKYAERVGAGAPVYLAAVLEYLAAEVLELAGNAARDNKKTRIVPRHIQLAVRNDEELSKLLGTVTIANGGVMPNIHNLLLPKKTGGSSKSAPGDDDN, encoded by the exons ATGGCCGGAAGAGGGAAGGCGATCGGCTCCGGCTCCTCGAAGAAGGCGATGTCGAGGAGCAGCAAGGCTGGACTCCAGTTCCCCGTCGGCAGGATCGCCCGTTTCCTCAAGGCCGGCAAGTACGCCGAGCGCGTCGGCGCCGGCGCTCCAGTCTATCTCGCCGCCGTTCTCGAGTACCTCGCTGCCGAG GTCTTGGAGCTCGCTGGAAACGCGGCGAGAGACAATAAGAAGACGAGGATAGTCCCAAGGCACATTCAATTGGCGGTGAGGAACGATGAGGAGCTCTCCAAGCTTCTGGGGACGGTCACTATTGCCAATGGTGGTGTGATGCCGAACATCCACAACCTGCTCCTCCCCAAGAAGACCGGTGGCTCCTCCAAGTCTGCCCCTGGAGATGATGACAACTAA